A window of the Lolium perenne isolate Kyuss_39 chromosome 7, Kyuss_2.0, whole genome shotgun sequence genome harbors these coding sequences:
- the LOC127318412 gene encoding pectinesterase produces the protein MAPTSPSSAARLLLVLSLSLLLTSAHQLTPSPVPRSKHATAGISPELVSTLRETLDAVRDVVSVISAFPVVGGILGGGDLRLSSAVADCLDLLDLSADELSWSMSAASPATSAAGGDAAGTGDAHADLRAWLSGALGNQGTCQEGLDDTGSPLGSLVSVGLQAVTSLLGDGLGQVVTGQAATVSPSRSARGRGLSQLGRGAPGWLGRRERRLLQMPVGPGGMAVDAVVAKDGSGNFTTVGAALDAAPSESPGRHVIYVKRGVYAETVEVRKKKWNVMLVGDGMGATVITGRLNYVDGYSTFRTATVAVNGKGFIARDMTFENTAGPAKHQAVALRCDSDLSVFYRCAFEGYQDTLYAHSLRQFYRDCRVTGTVDFVFGNAAAVFQNCTLLARAPLPDQKNSVTAQGRVNGSMNTGFAFQFCNVSAHDDLLRALQSNQTGKPTQTYLGRPWKAFSQVVFMQSYIGAVVRPEGWLAWDGQFALDTLYYGEYMNTGPGAAVAGRVKWPGYHVMTSPAEASNFTVAEFIEGNMWLPPTGVRFTSGLAS, from the exons ATGGCACCGACGTCTCCGAGCTCCGCAGCCCGGCTCCTCCTCGTCCTCTCCCTCAGCCTCCTCCTCACCAGCGCGCACCAGCTGACCCCATCGCCCGTGCCACGCTCCAAGCACGCGACGGCCGGCATTTCCCCCGAGCTCGTGTCGACGCTGCGGGAGACGCTGGACGCGGTGAGGGACGTGGTGTCCGTCATCTCGGCGTTCCCCGTCGTCGGCGGCATCCTgggcggcggcgacctccggctcTCCTCCGCCGTGGCCGACTGCCTCGACCTCCTGGACCTCTCCGCCGACGAGCTGTCCTGGTCCATGTccgccgcctcgccggccacgagCGCCGCGGGAGGGGACGCCGCCGGCACGGGCGACGCGCACGCGGACCTCCGGGCGTGGCTGAGCGGCGCGCTGGGCAACCAGGGCACGTGCCAGGAGGGGCTGGACGACACCGGGTCGCCCCTCGGCTCGCTCGTGTCGGTCGGGCTCCAGGCCGTCACGTCCCTGCTGGGGGACGGGCTCGGCCAGGTCGTCACCGGCCAGGCCGCCACCGTGTCGCCGTCCCGCAGCGCGCGCGGCCGCGGGCTGTCCCAGCTGGGGCGGGGGGCGCCGGGGTGGCTGGGCCGCAGGGAGCGGCGGCTGCTGCAGATGCCGGTGGGCCCCGGAGGGATGGCGGTGGACGCCGTGGTGGCCAAGGACGGGAGCGGCAACTTCACGACGGTGGGCGCGGCCCTGGACGCGGCGCCGTCGGAGAGCCCGGGCCGGCACGTGATCTACGTGAAGCGAGGGGTGTACGCGGAGACGGTGGaggtgaggaagaagaagtggaacGTGATGCTGGTCGGCGACGGGATGGGCGCCAcggtcatcaccggccggctcaaCTACGTCGACGGGTACTCGACGTTCCGCACCGCCACCGTCG CCGTGAACGGCAAGGGGTTCATCGCGCGGGACATGACGTTCGAGAACACGGCGGGGCCGGCGAAGCACCAGGCGGTGGCGCTGCGGTGCGACTCGGACCTCTCCGTCTTCTACCGCTGCGCCTTCGAGGGGTACCAGGACACGCTCTACGCGCACTCGCTCCGCCAGTTCTACCGCGACTGCCGCGTCACCGGCACCGTGGACTTCGTCTTCGGCAACGCCGCCGCCGTGTTCCAGAACTGCACCCTCCTCGCCCGCGCGCCGCTCCCGGACCAGAAGAACTCCGTCACGGCGCAGGGCCGCGTCAACGGCTCCATGAACACCGGCTTCGCCTTCCAGTTCTGCAACGTCTCCGCGCACGACGACCTCCTCCGCGCGCTGCAGAGCAACCAGACCGGCAAGCCCACCCAGACCTACCTCGGCCGGCCGTGGAAGGCCTTCTCCCAGGTGGTGTTCATGCAGTCCTACATCGGCGCCGTGGTGAGGCCCGAGGGGTGGCTCGCGTGGGACGGCCAGTTCGCGCTCGACACGCTCTACTACGGGGAGTACATGAACACCGGGCccggcgccgccgtcgccgggaGAGTGAAGTGGCCGGGGTACCACGTGATGACCAGCCCGGCGGAGGCCAGCAACTTCACCGTCGCGGAGTTCATCGAGGGCAACATGTGGTTGCCGCCCACCGGCGTCAGGTTCACGTCCGGTCTCGCGTCTTAA